A window of Paremcibacter congregatus contains these coding sequences:
- a CDS encoding TrbI/VirB10 family protein, with translation MTPTKFLIGQMFVVFFIVVLASWTGTQYAAHELGFQNALGPVWFNVGGTQVYVPWRLYQWWIAYEGYAPDVFFQAGLIAAAGGLLSIVVAIIGSLWRARQAKTVTTYGSSRWATVKDISQAGLFCDKGLVLGQKKGRYIRHDGPEHVMCFAPTRSGKGVGLVIPTLLSWTGSALIHDIKGENWQLTAGWRGTFSHVILFNPTDSNSSKFNPLMGVRKGRHEVRDVQHILIPQDSRLIGKYDSEIMEGQGRILVIWQRIIMPNGASILIDNLPAADTEGYAGLSDKTDYHTSRLFKVAALSTLLNVGTELAFNNTGSDLARAFERGTQDTIGRTGQKIVDRNLNIKPTNIIRPGWSVRVLVSKDIILRPYGA, from the coding sequence ATGACTCCAACAAAATTTCTGATCGGCCAAATGTTTGTCGTTTTCTTCATTGTTGTTCTCGCCAGCTGGACGGGCACACAATATGCGGCGCATGAACTTGGATTTCAGAACGCTCTCGGACCTGTGTGGTTTAATGTTGGCGGCACACAGGTCTATGTCCCCTGGCGGCTTTATCAATGGTGGATTGCATATGAGGGCTACGCCCCTGATGTGTTTTTCCAGGCGGGTTTGATTGCCGCCGCTGGGGGACTGCTTTCAATTGTTGTCGCAATTATAGGATCCTTATGGCGGGCTAGGCAGGCGAAGACGGTCACCACCTACGGTTCTTCCCGCTGGGCGACGGTGAAGGATATCAGCCAAGCAGGCTTGTTTTGTGACAAGGGTTTGGTGCTCGGTCAAAAGAAAGGTCGTTATATCCGGCACGACGGCCCGGAACATGTGATGTGTTTTGCCCCGACCCGGTCCGGCAAAGGGGTGGGACTTGTGATCCCGACCTTGCTCAGTTGGACAGGGTCTGCGCTGATCCATGATATCAAGGGCGAGAACTGGCAACTGACCGCAGGCTGGCGCGGCACCTTCTCCCATGTGATCCTGTTTAACCCTACGGATTCAAACTCTTCAAAGTTCAATCCCCTGATGGGAGTCCGCAAAGGTCGCCATGAGGTGAGGGACGTGCAGCATATCTTAATCCCTCAAGACTCGCGTCTCATCGGCAAATATGACAGTGAGATCATGGAAGGCCAGGGCCGGATACTGGTGATCTGGCAGAGGATTATTATGCCTAATGGTGCTTCCATTCTGATTGATAATCTGCCCGCTGCCGATACAGAGGGCTATGCGGGGCTGTCCGATAAAACCGATTATCATACGTCTCGTTTGTTTAAGGTGGCGGCTCTTTCAACACTCTTGAATGTGGGCACGGAGCTGGCCTTTAATAATACAGGCAGTGATCTTGCACGGGCGTTTGAGCGCGGCACGCAGGATACCATCGGGCGCACGGGGCAAAAGATTGTCGATCGGAACCTCAATATTAAACCCACCAACATCATTCGGCCCGGCTGGTCTGTTCGGGTTTTGGTGAGCAAGGATATTATACTCCGGCCTTACGGGGCTTAG
- a CDS encoding DUF4372 domain-containing protein, producing MTHHNTIFSQILKLIPRHEFNQLAKKHDGARRRDAMNRWTQFVAMSTAQLSGRSSLRDIESTIASQKHLSYHLGSGSVRRTTLSRVNQTLPSGFYEDLFGRLYARCVNWHLKLTHLIC from the coding sequence ATGACCCATCATAACACGATCTTCTCCCAAATCCTAAAACTCATTCCTCGACATGAATTTAATCAGCTGGCAAAAAAGCATGATGGAGCGCGTCGCAGAGATGCCATGAACCGCTGGACGCAGTTCGTCGCTATGTCCACAGCCCAGCTTTCAGGGCGCTCCAGCCTTCGGGATATTGAAAGCACCATCGCCTCTCAAAAACATTTATCCTATCATCTGGGCAGTGGGTCGGTCCGGCGCACCACACTCAGCCGTGTGAACCAAACGCTCCCCTCCGGCTTTTATGAAGACCTGTTTGGCAGATTATATGCCCGCTGTGTTAATTGGCATTTAAAATTGACCCACCTTATCTGTTAA
- a CDS encoding type II toxin-antitoxin system HipA family toxin: MANLRYGIVTFKGSKVGTLTERAEGGTSFKYDISSPEIACALPRSEGEHIYPTAIHPAFAHLAPEGWLRARQSSIADAGEGDDFGLLLEFGRDCIGAIGIEDPEGQGSRAAFIQGKDAETRAIASNHRTISGVQAKILCQKIDGQYVPADDTGPAPYIAKFPREDLNDLVGNEAISLELVQKLLPDDAVTKFEKSFIKDIPQLGLLVERFDRIENSQGTEKLRCEDFAQILAHPPGRDRGNKYNVEYSSLKEALQYSAAPKIDTYRIFKRLIAFVILGNTDCHLKNWSLLETSGELRLSPIYDVLNTYIYGAQGYSTIFGLKFNDRKYNWQEYDRKLLEEIGTTTLTLGEKAISRAFSEIESCQGALFTRLNQPLPLSEDRTYHYRAAINEKWEQIYGSR; this comes from the coding sequence ATGGCAAATTTAAGATATGGCATCGTGACCTTTAAAGGGTCAAAGGTGGGGACCCTCACCGAACGGGCTGAAGGCGGAACCTCATTTAAATATGATATCAGCTCTCCAGAGATTGCCTGTGCTTTGCCACGCTCAGAAGGCGAACATATCTATCCTACAGCAATACATCCTGCATTTGCCCACCTTGCTCCTGAAGGTTGGCTGCGGGCCAGGCAATCCTCCATTGCTGATGCGGGCGAAGGTGATGATTTTGGTCTTCTGTTGGAGTTTGGCCGGGATTGCATCGGCGCCATCGGCATTGAAGACCCGGAAGGTCAAGGAAGCCGTGCGGCTTTCATTCAAGGAAAAGATGCCGAGACCCGCGCCATTGCCTCAAACCACCGGACGATTTCAGGGGTACAGGCCAAAATCCTCTGTCAGAAAATAGACGGCCAGTATGTGCCGGCCGATGACACGGGGCCTGCCCCTTATATTGCAAAATTTCCCAGAGAGGACTTGAACGATCTTGTGGGCAATGAAGCTATTAGTTTAGAGCTTGTTCAAAAACTGCTCCCAGATGATGCGGTTACCAAATTTGAAAAATCCTTTATAAAAGATATCCCACAACTTGGCTTGCTTGTTGAGCGGTTTGACCGAATAGAGAACTCTCAGGGTACAGAAAAATTACGTTGTGAAGATTTTGCTCAAATTCTCGCCCATCCACCGGGACGGGATAGAGGCAATAAATATAATGTAGAATATAGCAGCTTGAAAGAGGCCCTCCAATATTCAGCCGCCCCTAAAATTGATACTTATAGAATTTTTAAAAGACTGATTGCTTTTGTAATTTTAGGTAATACCGACTGCCATTTGAAAAACTGGAGCCTTTTAGAAACATCAGGCGAACTTCGGTTATCACCAATTTATGATGTCTTGAATACCTACATCTACGGAGCACAAGGCTATAGCACAATATTTGGTTTGAAATTTAACGACCGGAAATATAACTGGCAGGAATATGACCGGAAGTTACTGGAAGAAATCGGTACAACGACACTCACACTCGGAGAGAAAGCAATCAGCAGAGCCTTCTCTGAAATAGAGAGCTGTCAGGGCGCATTATTCACACGGTTAAATCAACCTTTGCCTTTGAGTGAGGATCGCACCTATCACTACCGCGCCGCCATCAATGAAAAATGGGAGCAGATTTATGGATCACGATAA
- a CDS encoding RNA polymerase sigma factor, which produces MSEIKAKTGIRDISVSEPNKQGADTILDSLYRSHFPSLCANIRKSFGSGPPEPEDVVQAAFTKYANIAKPSKIKDPRAFLYITARNIVLDFKRRTKLSDSYIQEQIATDHELDLEKITPERVVIARERFEILVKVMKSLPRKQQIILTMSRLEGKTYREICQETGWSPADISRQMSEGMITLVKGLKNTKAENQIETKK; this is translated from the coding sequence ATGTCAGAAATTAAGGCAAAAACCGGGATCAGGGATATATCTGTATCGGAACCAAACAAGCAAGGTGCCGATACAATACTGGATAGCCTTTACCGCAGTCACTTTCCAAGTCTATGTGCTAATATTCGTAAATCTTTTGGCTCAGGCCCACCTGAACCTGAAGACGTTGTTCAGGCTGCATTTACCAAATATGCCAATATCGCGAAACCATCAAAAATTAAAGACCCTAGGGCTTTCTTATATATCACGGCACGTAATATTGTTTTGGACTTTAAACGCCGTACAAAGCTGTCAGATTCATATATTCAGGAACAAATTGCCACCGATCACGAACTGGATTTGGAAAAAATAACGCCTGAACGCGTCGTAATAGCAAGGGAACGTTTTGAAATTCTGGTGAAGGTGATGAAATCTTTGCCCAGAAAACAGCAAATTATTCTGACCATGAGTAGGTTGGAAGGCAAAACATACCGTGAAATTTGTCAGGAAACGGGTTGGTCTCCGGCCGATATTAGCAGGCAGATGTCTGAGGGGATGATCACCCTTGTGAAGGGTTTGAAGAATACTAAAGCAGAAAATCAAATTGAGACAAAAAAATGA
- a CDS encoding DUF2274 domain-containing protein gives MHKLKLGPLPNRTPVKLTVSLPAEIFELLTDYARVFEQTYGAKESCENLIPYIVEAYIKGDSSFNKGAAGTS, from the coding sequence ATGCATAAACTGAAACTCGGGCCTTTGCCTAATCGTACACCTGTGAAACTAACGGTGAGTTTACCGGCGGAGATATTTGAGCTTCTTACGGATTACGCGAGGGTGTTTGAACAAACATATGGCGCTAAAGAAAGCTGTGAGAATTTAATCCCCTACATTGTTGAGGCGTATATCAAAGGTGACAGCAGCTTTAATAAAGGCGCGGCGGGAACTTCATGA
- a CDS encoding helix-turn-helix transcriptional regulator — MDHDKNLSLPSLEELGRQVRLIRKNEKLSQKKLADLCECSHVAIIQLEKGTGKLNISTAWRIMNTLGLIK, encoded by the coding sequence ATGGATCACGATAAGAACCTGTCTTTACCGTCCCTTGAAGAACTTGGTAGACAAGTTCGTCTCATACGGAAAAATGAAAAACTATCCCAAAAAAAACTTGCCGATCTCTGCGAATGTTCTCATGTGGCCATTATCCAACTGGAAAAAGGCACGGGTAAACTGAATATCAGCACAGCCTGGCGGATTATGAACACACTTGGGCTTATTAAATAA
- a CDS encoding Mu transposase domain-containing protein, giving the protein MEPVACTPAAGWEKGQVERQVQDIRRQLFTPKLSFNDLASLNDWLYLRCNELGSRRHPERRDQTIDEMFELERSELAPLGQTFDGYVEKAVRVCSTCLVQYDSNRYSVPARYAGCAISLRAYADRIVIISDHEVIAEHKRRFTKNISYFEPWHYVPLLTRKPGALRDGAPFVEWQLPAAMNKIKDLYMDSKGGDRDFVELLMQAQQHGMETVAMACDLAVEQKTMRLPAIINLINQLVEPVIEPLPDTHCYPQLRVIPQADCKRYELLYATQEARP; this is encoded by the coding sequence ATGGAACCGGTTGCCTGCACCCCCGCGGCGGGATGGGAGAAAGGTCAGGTTGAGCGGCAGGTCCAAGATATACGCCGCCAATTGTTTACCCCCAAACTCAGCTTTAATGATCTTGCTAGTTTGAATGACTGGCTTTACCTGCGCTGTAATGAACTGGGATCACGCCGCCATCCCGAACGGCGGGACCAAACGATTGACGAGATGTTTGAACTGGAACGATCTGAGCTGGCCCCTTTAGGTCAGACTTTTGATGGTTATGTAGAGAAAGCGGTACGGGTATGTTCCACCTGCCTTGTGCAATATGACAGTAATCGTTACAGCGTTCCTGCGCGCTATGCTGGTTGCGCTATATCGCTACGGGCTTATGCGGACCGGATTGTTATTATCTCTGATCATGAAGTAATCGCTGAACACAAACGTCGTTTTACCAAAAACATCAGCTACTTCGAACCATGGCATTATGTCCCCCTTCTGACACGTAAGCCCGGTGCTCTGCGTGATGGTGCGCCTTTTGTTGAGTGGCAACTTCCTGCTGCCATGAACAAGATCAAAGATCTCTATATGGACAGTAAGGGCGGCGATCGGGATTTTGTTGAATTGCTGATGCAGGCTCAGCAACATGGAATGGAGACTGTGGCAATGGCTTGTGATTTGGCGGTTGAGCAAAAGACAATGCGTCTGCCTGCCATCATCAACCTGATCAACCAGCTTGTGGAACCAGTGATCGAACCACTGCCTGATACCCATTGCTATCCACAGCTGAGGGTAATCCCGCAAGCCGATTGCAAACGCTATGAGCTACTTTATGCAACGCAGGAGGCCAGACCATGA
- a CDS encoding FecR family protein produces MTALETNEDMLMSRAGEWHVIMHAGEVDNETRLEFEAWLHGDRENKRAYREFEQVYCDLDFVSVAAGVNIDKELGRSGTNWWSHINWRTWFFDWMRSPSFAKGIVTIAAVAVLFVVVLPTFNTPSSSLDYITGIAEIREITLEDGSIVTLGAKSKLVATFSKASRQITLRSGEAFFEIAKNADRPFYVSVNDTLVRVVGTRFNVRSSADIVHVAVTEGVVEVMKPFELSEKVVEEQLRNLAKKRLIAGEMITAERRVSLPEVVQIKNSQPGSWRLGNLAYDDASLNEIIADVNRYSTRPIRLATSDIGRLRTTIAFKATEIEQFLDVISEVHSIDVDRSSGSQILLRQEQ; encoded by the coding sequence ATGACCGCATTGGAAACAAATGAAGATATGTTGATGAGCCGTGCTGGTGAGTGGCATGTGATCATGCATGCCGGTGAGGTCGATAATGAAACACGGCTTGAATTTGAAGCGTGGCTGCATGGTGATCGAGAGAACAAGCGCGCTTACAGAGAGTTTGAACAGGTTTATTGTGACCTTGATTTTGTTTCTGTTGCGGCGGGAGTTAATATTGATAAAGAACTTGGTCGTTCTGGGACAAATTGGTGGAGCCATATAAATTGGCGAACATGGTTTTTTGATTGGATGAGGTCCCCGAGTTTTGCCAAAGGCATTGTGACCATTGCCGCAGTTGCAGTTTTATTCGTTGTGGTGTTGCCAACATTTAATACGCCCTCAAGTTCTTTGGATTATATTACGGGGATTGCAGAGATCAGGGAGATTACTTTAGAAGACGGGTCTATTGTTACTTTGGGAGCCAAATCGAAACTGGTGGCAACCTTTTCGAAAGCCTCTCGTCAGATAACATTACGCTCGGGAGAGGCCTTTTTTGAAATAGCGAAAAACGCTGACCGGCCTTTTTATGTTTCTGTTAATGATACACTTGTTCGCGTTGTTGGTACAAGATTTAATGTCAGAAGCAGCGCAGATATTGTCCATGTGGCGGTAACTGAAGGAGTTGTTGAGGTTATGAAGCCCTTTGAATTATCAGAAAAAGTGGTAGAAGAACAACTGCGTAATCTGGCAAAAAAACGCCTTATCGCTGGTGAAATGATTACCGCAGAAAGACGCGTGAGTTTGCCGGAAGTCGTACAGATTAAGAATTCGCAGCCGGGCTCTTGGCGTCTTGGCAACCTTGCCTATGACGACGCCAGTTTGAATGAAATTATAGCAGACGTGAACCGATATTCTACGCGCCCTATTCGGTTGGCAACTTCAGATATTGGAAGATTACGTACGACGATAGCTTTTAAAGCGACTGAGATTGAACAGTTCCTGGATGTGATCTCGGAAGTACATTCGATTGACGTGGATAGATCCTCCGGATCCCAGATTTTACTGCGCCAGGAACAGTGA